Genomic segment of uncultured Methanobrevibacter sp.:
TTAGCTATTAAAGATATTACTCAGCAATACAATGAAGCAGCCAGATTTTTAGGAAATATCAGAAGTGATATTAAAATTATTATTGCTCCTGGAAACCACGATGCATCCAGAGTAGCTGAACCTCAGCCTGCAGTACCTGAAGAATATGCAAATGCATTGTATGAACTTGATAATGTTGAATTTATAAGTAATCCGGGTGTTGTTTCTTTAGATGGTATTAATGTTTTAATTTACCATGGACGTAGTTTTGATGATTTAGTAATGGCTGTTAAAGAATTTACTCATGAGAAAAATGATTTATTAATGGAAGAATTACTTAAAAAAAGACATTTAGCTCCAATTTATGGAGAAAGAACACCACTAGCTTCAGAACTTGAAGATTATTTGGTGATTGATGAAGTTCCAGATGTTTTCCATACAGGACATGTTCATATTAATACTCATAGAAAATTCAATGGTATTCATTTAATTAATTCCGGAACATTCCAGACTCAAACTGAGTTCCAGAAAATATATAATATTGAACCAACTCCTGCTGAAGTCCCAGTACTTTATAAGGGACAATATAAATGTCTTAAATTTATTTAAAAATTTTTATAAATAATAACAATTTAAATTATTAATTATTTACTAGGTGAAAAAATGGAAAGAAATATTGAAGAAATTATTAATGTTTCAGATTATCTTTATAACAATAAACTTGTTGCAGGTAAAGCTGGAAATGTTAGTGCTAGATTTAAAGGAGAAGATGGTGACGTAATAGCTATTACTCCTACTTTAAAATCATTGCATAAGTTAAATGAAGAAGATATTGTTTTAGTAGATTTGGAAGGTAATTTATTAACAAAAGGTAAACCTTCTTCTGAAGTTAATCTTCATTTAGAAATTTATAAAAAAAGAGAAGATGTAAATGGAATTGTCCATACTCATTCACCATATGCAACAGGATTTGCATTTTCTTCAAAAAGAATAAAAAGACATGAAGGTTTTGGAGCTATTAACACACCATATTTAGAAGACATTGAATATGAAGCTCCTGGAAGTATAAAATTAGCTAAAGATGCATCTAAGGCAATTGGAGATGAAGATGTTTTAATTTTAAAACAGCATGGTGTTTTATGTGTTGGTGACAGTTTAAAAGAAGCTTGTTTACTTGCAGCTTTCGTTGAAGAAACAGCTAAAACACAATTCATAACATATATGTTAAATTCAACAGAAGATTTAATATGAATCTTCGGTTTGTTGAGATTCTGTTTTACTTCCTGATTCAACATATTCAGTTATAATATCTAAAATTAAACCAGATAAAGAAGTATCTTTATCAATTGCTATTTTTTTTAATTCTTTTTTCAAATCTACAGGCATATTTATAGTTGTTTTACTTATATCTGACATAATTATATAATTGTTTATCCTATATTATATACTTTTTTCTGAATATTTACCAAAAAATATTTAAAGATTAATATAGTAATATAATATTTAAATATACCTATTTTTTTATATATAATATTATTTGGAGGGGAAAGTTATGTCTAATCAGACAATTGATGAAGTATCAGAAATTTTAGAATATATAATGGAGAATAACACAGTTCCACGTAATATAAGAGAGGCAGCACAAGAATCTAATGAATTGTTACATGATGAAAGTCAAGATCAGTCAGTAAAAATCAGTACTGTATTAACTAAATTAGATGAAATTAGTAATGATCCTAATATACCAGTACATGCAAGAACTTTAATTTGGGAAGTTCTTTCTAAATTAGAATCAATCTAATTTTATTTTAATCTTTTTTTGAAATAGCTAAAGCTATTGTAACACCATTAAAAGGTGTTTTTTTATAAATTAACTTTGAATCAAATCCTGCAGTAATTAAAGCAGATGCCTCAGAAACACTACCTACACCAAACTTAGATTTCACAAATTCAGATTCATGAATTTCATTTGATGTAAATAATTTTAATTTATCCATATCAACAAATTTAACTGGAATATTTAATTCATCACTTAAATCAAGTATGCCCTGTTCATTTTTCTTAACTTCACCAGAAGCTAAAAAAGTTAATCTGTTTTTAGAAATATTTAAATCATTTAAAGTTTTATTAACTCCTATTAAAATATCATTTTTTGATTTGCCTTTCTTACAGCCAATACCCATAACTATAGTTTCAATAGTCATTATTAATTTATGATTTTTATAGAAGACATGTATTTCATCTGTATTAATTTGACTGGTAAATTCAATTGACACATCAATTTCAAGTGTATTTTTATTAAAATAATCAAATAAAAAATCATAATTTCCACTGCTATTAAGTAGAAATACTATTTCTTCACCATTTAAAATAGCTTTATTAAAATGTAAAATTTCTTTTGGATTTTTAATAGATAAATACAAATCTTTAGCTAAAACATCAATACCTAATTTTTTATTAACATCAGTTGCAGTTGTAATTACAGGTAGTGCATTTAATAATTCAGCAACTTTTGAAGTAAGTTTATTAGCTCCACCTAAATGACCAGATAATGTACTTATTACAAATTTCCCATTTTCATCAATGTTTAAAATAGCAGGATCACTGACTTTTGATTGAATTAAAGGAGCAATACTTCTTATTAATATCCCTGAAGCCATAATAGCTATAATTGCATCATATTCATAAAATAATAATTTAATAGTATTTTTAATATCTTTATAATAAATATCAGTTGAAATAATAGTTGAGTCTTTATCTAAAAGCTCTTTTAAATGAAAAGATAAATCATAACCTTTTTTTGAAACTGAAATAATAGCTATTTTCATAATATCACATATAATATAATTGTAAAGATAACAATTGCAAGTGTAAATAATAATATTGTTAAATTTGATAATTTAACTGCTTTATTTATATCATTAATTTCAATGTTTTTATTGTTGTCTCCTAAAATATAAGTATCAATTTTAATTAATTGAATATCTAAGGCTCCGGCTGTTGTTGCCATTGTAAAACCGGAATTTGGACTTGGACAATTTCTAGCATCTCTTTTCATTATTTTATAACTATTTTTATAATTGAATTTTAAAATCCATGCAGATAAAACAACGAATAATCCACTTATTCTTGCAGGAATATAATTTAGAATATCATCTATTTTAGCTGGAACAAAACCAATATTAATTAATTCATCAGTTTTATAACCTACCATTGCATCAAGTGTATTGAATATCCTATAATTAAATGGAATTAAAAGTAAAATAAATAAAAAATTATATGAATGAATAAATATACCTAGAATACTTAAAATCATAAAATAAAATACTGGTGAAATATATGAATCAGTAATATTTTCACTTAAACTTTCAATAGTTGCAGAAACTATGAAACTTTCAGTTAATTCATCTGTATTTCTGCTTACTAAATAGGAAACATTTTGTCTTGCTTTGTTAATATCTTCTTTTAAATCCTTTTCAATGTTTTTAGCTGTGTCTAATAGCATTTTAATTGAAAATGTTGAAGATAATATTATTGTAAATATTAAATAAAATATAATTATATTAAATGAAAATAAATAAAGTAATATAATTAATATTACACTTGAAATACTACACACAAATAATGTTAAAAGAAAACCAGACCATTTATTGTTTATTTTTATAAATCTGTTTTTGAAAAATGAAATTAATGATCCTATTAAAACAACTGGGTGAATTTTAGTTGGAAGCTCTCCATATATAATATCTATAAAAATAGCTAATAATAATGATAATAATATAAATATTAATATATTAAATGTAAAGTTAATATTACTATAAGTAAAATATAAATTATTTATAAAATCAATATTATGTAACATTACTTAATATATAATATTAAAATAAATAAATATTTTATTATTTAATAAATAAAATTAAGGTGAAAATATGATTGATGAACAAGATGTTAAAAATTGGTTAACTGATGAAGGTATTTTCAGAGAAAAAGCTGTAGATGATAATGCAGATTTTCACTTTGTTATTGAATTTCCTAAAGATAATGTAATGGATATTGTTAAGCCTAAAGGAAAAGATACTATTGTAATAGGCTGTGCAACTCAAGTAGCACCTGAACATATTAATTTAATGCAAAGTGCATCTCCTAAAGATAAATCTAAATTTTTATTTGATGTAAGTACTAGTTTAAACATGTTTTTAGTTGATTATGAATTGAAAGTTGATCAGGATATTTTACAGCAATTTGTTGTTACTGATAATATTTATGAAGATGGATTAACTAAAGATAATTTATATAAAACTATTAAAAAAGTCTTTAAATCTAAATTACATTGTATAATGTTACTTAATTATGATTTTGGAAATTCTACACCTGATATTTCAAAATCACACAATGAAAACAGTATGTTTGTTTAATTTTTTTATCTAATTTAGAGAGACAGAC
This window contains:
- a CDS encoding DUF2299 domain-containing protein, whose amino-acid sequence is MIDEQDVKNWLTDEGIFREKAVDDNADFHFVIEFPKDNVMDIVKPKGKDTIVIGCATQVAPEHINLMQSASPKDKSKFLFDVSTSLNMFLVDYELKVDQDILQQFVVTDNIYEDGLTKDNLYKTIKKVFKSKLHCIMLLNYDFGNSTPDISKSHNENSMFV
- a CDS encoding cobalt-precorrin 5A hydrolase is translated as MKIAIISVSKKGYDLSFHLKELLDKDSTIISTDIYYKDIKNTIKLLFYEYDAIIAIMASGILIRSIAPLIQSKVSDPAILNIDENGKFVISTLSGHLGGANKLTSKVAELLNALPVITTATDVNKKLGIDVLAKDLYLSIKNPKEILHFNKAILNGEEIVFLLNSSGNYDFLFDYFNKNTLEIDVSIEFTSQINTDEIHVFYKNHKLIMTIETIVMGIGCKKGKSKNDILIGVNKTLNDLNISKNRLTFLASGEVKKNEQGILDLSDELNIPVKFVDMDKLKLFTSNEIHESEFVKSKFGVGSVSEASALITAGFDSKLIYKKTPFNGVTIALAISKKD
- a CDS encoding cobalamin biosynthesis protein yields the protein MLHNIDFINNLYFTYSNINFTFNILIFILLSLLLAIFIDIIYGELPTKIHPVVLIGSLISFFKNRFIKINNKWSGFLLTLFVCSISSVILIILLYLFSFNIIIFYLIFTIILSSTFSIKMLLDTAKNIEKDLKEDINKARQNVSYLVSRNTDELTESFIVSATIESLSENITDSYISPVFYFMILSILGIFIHSYNFLFILLLIPFNYRIFNTLDAMVGYKTDELINIGFVPAKIDDILNYIPARISGLFVVLSAWILKFNYKNSYKIMKRDARNCPSPNSGFTMATTAGALDIQLIKIDTYILGDNNKNIEINDINKAVKLSNLTILLFTLAIVIFTIILYVIL
- a CDS encoding UPF0147 family protein; this encodes MSNQTIDEVSEILEYIMENNTVPRNIREAAQESNELLHDESQDQSVKISTVLTKLDEISNDPNIPVHARTLIWEVLSKLESI
- a CDS encoding Met repressor — its product is MSDISKTTINMPVDLKKELKKIAIDKDTSLSGLILDIITEYVESGSKTESQQTEDSY
- a CDS encoding class II aldolase/adducin family protein, whose product is MERNIEEIINVSDYLYNNKLVAGKAGNVSARFKGEDGDVIAITPTLKSLHKLNEEDIVLVDLEGNLLTKGKPSSEVNLHLEIYKKREDVNGIVHTHSPYATGFAFSSKRIKRHEGFGAINTPYLEDIEYEAPGSIKLAKDASKAIGDEDVLILKQHGVLCVGDSLKEACLLAAFVEETAKTQFITYMLNSTEDLI